A region of bacterium DNA encodes the following proteins:
- a CDS encoding flagellar basal body-associated FliL family protein, which translates to MAKKSEATETAQAADESAAASKSSGLMTKIGIIAAVLLIQIAGSYFLQKTFLFQNAAAGNSKVEEKKPEPSKESDSEMSVIMLDEIVVNPAETGGRRYLVVSLGLQTTAPEAEKSIEKFKPLIRDALISLLSSKHMDELSRISYRDTLRAEIKEATNRELRKIKVDNVVFSSYVLQ; encoded by the coding sequence GTGGCTAAAAAATCCGAGGCAACGGAAACCGCGCAGGCCGCCGACGAATCGGCTGCAGCGTCGAAATCATCCGGTCTGATGACGAAGATCGGGATCATCGCCGCCGTGCTGTTGATCCAGATCGCGGGATCCTATTTTCTGCAGAAGACTTTCCTCTTTCAAAACGCCGCGGCGGGCAACTCCAAGGTGGAAGAAAAGAAGCCTGAGCCGTCAAAGGAAAGCGACTCCGAAATGAGCGTGATCATGCTCGATGAGATCGTCGTCAATCCCGCCGAGACCGGCGGACGGCGCTACCTCGTGGTCAGCCTTGGTCTTCAAACCACGGCGCCCGAAGCGGAAAAGTCCATCGAGAAGTTCAAGCCGCTGATCCGCGATGCCTTGATTTCCCTGTTGTCTTCAAAGCACATGGATGAGCTGTCGCGCATTTCCTACCGCGACACTCTGCGGGCGGAGATCAAAGAGGCGACCAACCGCGAACTCCGCAAGATCAAGGTGGATAATGTCGTCTTCAGCAGTTACGTTCTGCAATAA
- the fliM gene encoding flagellar motor switch protein FliM has translation MSKILTQEEIDALLKSVVTTQSSTPVAESKDRPIHLYDFKHPDRISKDQLRALRTIHDSFSRAFGTYLSGMLRTLVDINLLSIDQATYSEYMLSLSVPSCIYIMASKNLKGAAIMEISPQFALTVVDRLLGGSGNRVGNIRELTIIEQNILRKMVESGISILTDAWRHIYRLNLYIESFESNPQFVQIAPASETAAVVSFEIIIRDMTFPMNLCFPYFVLDPLIQNLSTSWSNVATKRLTSRENESLRTRIQLSKLPIEVRLGSAKLHMKDLAKLRVGDVVRMDERSDECLKIIVNGKTKFWGEPGVSKARKAVRIVRRVSEMEELNLG, from the coding sequence ATGAGTAAAATCCTCACCCAAGAAGAGATTGATGCGCTGTTGAAGAGCGTGGTGACGACCCAGTCCTCGACGCCCGTGGCGGAGTCCAAGGACCGGCCGATCCATCTCTACGACTTCAAGCATCCGGATCGCATTTCCAAAGACCAGCTCCGGGCGCTGCGCACGATTCACGATTCGTTCTCCCGCGCCTTCGGCACGTACCTTTCGGGAATGTTGCGCACCCTCGTGGACATCAATCTGCTGTCGATCGATCAGGCCACCTATTCCGAGTACATGCTGTCGCTGTCGGTGCCGTCGTGCATCTACATCATGGCGTCAAAGAACCTCAAGGGCGCGGCGATCATGGAGATATCGCCGCAGTTTGCGCTGACGGTGGTGGACCGCCTGTTGGGCGGCAGCGGCAACCGCGTGGGGAATATCCGCGAATTGACCATTATCGAACAGAACATTCTGCGCAAGATGGTGGAGTCGGGCATCAGTATTCTCACCGATGCCTGGCGGCACATTTACCGCCTGAACCTGTATATCGAATCTTTCGAGTCCAATCCGCAATTCGTGCAGATCGCGCCCGCGTCGGAGACGGCGGCGGTGGTGTCCTTCGAGATTATTATCCGGGACATGACCTTCCCCATGAACCTCTGCTTCCCGTACTTCGTGCTCGATCCGCTGATTCAGAACCTGTCCACGAGCTGGTCGAATGTGGCGACCAAGCGGCTGACCTCGAGGGAAAACGAAAGCCTGCGCACGCGGATCCAGCTTTCCAAGCTGCCGATTGAAGTGCGTCTGGGGTCGGCGAAACTGCACATGAAGGATCTGGCGAAGCTGAGAGTCGGCGACGTTGTGCGCATGGACGAGCGCAGCGACGAGTGCCTGAAAATCATCGTAAACGGTAAGACAAAATTCTGGGGCGAGCCCGGGGTGAGCAAAGCGAGAAAAGCCGTGCGCATCGTGCGCCGCGTTTCCGAAATGGAGGAACTGAACCTTGGATAA
- the fliN gene encoding flagellar motor switch protein FliN — protein MLFNDTLDRKVGETEEKFRSIFEQSLASFLERQVPVSTRGPEAFEFKDMKSTLPGEVVLAALTATEGGPGRTLFVLSKESAGIIADLLLMGDGKATFSYEEHLEPMRDLFKEVMAAFCSELSLEIGHRVAFEEVKVTLVDLTPADFVGTGWISNRMEIGLAPQHVMYRIVSGEFFETCFPESNVHTETPEISIPTGDDGSFAEAQKEMGLVLDIELPISIELGRTAMLIRDIVKLAPGSIVELDKLSGEPVDLLVNGKMFARGEVVVVDENFAIRITELVTPAEYSRGRSN, from the coding sequence GTGCTGTTCAACGATACACTGGATCGGAAGGTCGGCGAAACGGAAGAAAAGTTCCGCTCCATCTTCGAGCAGTCCCTGGCTTCCTTCCTCGAGCGGCAGGTCCCGGTCAGCACTCGCGGGCCGGAGGCCTTCGAGTTCAAGGATATGAAGAGCACCCTGCCGGGCGAGGTCGTGCTGGCGGCGCTGACCGCCACCGAGGGCGGACCGGGCCGCACCCTGTTCGTGCTTTCCAAGGAGAGCGCGGGAATCATCGCCGACCTGCTGCTGATGGGAGACGGCAAGGCTACCTTTTCCTATGAAGAGCATCTCGAACCCATGCGCGACCTGTTCAAGGAAGTCATGGCCGCCTTCTGTTCCGAACTCAGCCTTGAGATCGGGCACCGCGTGGCGTTCGAAGAGGTCAAGGTTACGCTGGTGGACCTGACTCCGGCGGACTTCGTGGGCACCGGATGGATTTCCAACCGGATGGAAATCGGGCTGGCGCCGCAGCACGTCATGTATCGCATCGTTTCGGGTGAATTCTTCGAAACGTGTTTTCCCGAATCCAATGTTCACACCGAGACGCCGGAGATCAGCATTCCGACGGGAGACGACGGGTCGTTCGCGGAAGCGCAGAAAGAGATGGGATTGGTGCTCGACATCGAACTGCCGATTTCCATCGAGCTGGGGCGCACCGCCATGCTCATCCGCGACATCGTCAAACTGGCGCCGGGTTCGATTGTGGAACTGGACAAGCTGTCCGGCGAGCCGGTGGATCTGCTGGTAAACGGCAAGATGTTCGCCCGCGGCGAAGTGGTGGTGGTCGATGAGAATTTCGCCATCCGCATCACGGAGCTGGTAACGCCGGCGGAGTATTCGCGAGGCCGTTCCAACTAA
- a CDS encoding flagellar biosynthetic protein FliO, protein MLLQLLKTIAALAGILGLIFGLAYLVKRFNLAGPRADGGTEGWRLLGIRALGPKRQVYVLEVGSHVLLIGTTDRTMSTLMEISDPAEKEKLIGALTKPKRTITSFQDLLRRAES, encoded by the coding sequence ATGCTGCTGCAACTTCTTAAAACGATTGCCGCCCTGGCGGGCATTCTGGGGCTGATCTTCGGTTTGGCCTATCTGGTCAAGCGTTTCAATCTGGCCGGGCCGCGCGCCGACGGGGGCACGGAGGGCTGGCGGCTGCTGGGCATTCGCGCTTTGGGGCCGAAGCGGCAGGTGTACGTGCTGGAAGTCGGCAGCCATGTGTTGCTGATCGGCACCACCGACCGCACGATGTCCACGCTGATGGAGATTTCGGATCCTGCGGAAAAAGAGAAATTGATCGGGGCGCTGACGAAGCCGAAACGGACCATCACCAGCTTTCAGGACCTCTTGCGCAGGGCGGAATCGTGA
- the fliP gene encoding flagellar type III secretion system pore protein FliP (The bacterial flagellar biogenesis protein FliP forms a type III secretion system (T3SS)-type pore required for flagellar assembly.): MLVRIFGIAAGLLCTLHVAAAQTIPSMTLKVSQGQDPGDVVPTLQIVGLMTLLALAPSLVLMMTSFTRILIVLHFLRQAMGTQQVPPAQLVVALALVLTFFVMQPTLNAVNDNALKPYMAKTIDQKTALANATQPFKDFMLRQVRERDLALFVNLSGQPRPASQADISLGVLVPAFVISELRIAFQIGFVLYLPFLIIDMVVSSILLAMGMMMLPPVTVSLPFKILLFVMVDGWYLVVESLVKSFH, translated from the coding sequence ATGCTTGTCAGGATATTCGGAATCGCCGCTGGATTGCTGTGCACGCTGCATGTTGCCGCAGCGCAGACGATACCCAGCATGACCTTGAAGGTGTCGCAGGGGCAGGATCCGGGCGACGTGGTGCCGACGCTGCAAATCGTCGGGCTGATGACGCTGCTGGCCCTGGCACCGTCGCTGGTGCTGATGATGACCAGCTTCACGCGGATTCTCATCGTGCTGCATTTCCTGCGGCAGGCGATGGGCACGCAGCAGGTGCCGCCGGCGCAGCTTGTGGTGGCCCTCGCGCTGGTACTGACGTTCTTTGTCATGCAGCCGACGCTGAACGCGGTGAACGACAACGCGCTGAAGCCGTACATGGCGAAGACGATCGATCAAAAAACCGCGCTGGCCAACGCCACGCAACCCTTCAAGGATTTTATGCTGCGGCAGGTGCGGGAGCGCGACCTTGCGCTGTTCGTCAATCTGTCGGGTCAGCCGCGCCCGGCCAGCCAGGCGGATATCAGCCTCGGCGTGCTGGTGCCGGCCTTTGTGATCAGCGAGCTGCGGATCGCTTTCCAGATCGGCTTTGTGCTCTACCTTCCCTTCCTGATTATCGACATGGTCGTATCCTCGATTCTGCTCGCCATGGGCATGATGATGCTGCCGCCGGTAACCGTCAGCCTTCCCTTCAAGATTCTGCTGTTCGTGATGGTGGACGGCTGGTACCTTGTCGTCGAATCCCTCGTCAAAAGTTTTCACTGA
- the fliQ gene encoding flagellar biosynthesis protein FliQ: MTQELALYLTSQALTTALMVSAPLLIAGLVVGVGISIFQAVTQINEMTLSFIPKIVVTAFVLLLTIPWMASKVTDFFRYCFEIIPQVSR, from the coding sequence GTGACTCAGGAACTTGCCCTCTATTTGACCAGCCAGGCGCTTACCACCGCGCTGATGGTCAGCGCGCCGTTACTCATTGCGGGCCTCGTGGTCGGCGTGGGAATCTCCATCTTTCAGGCGGTAACGCAAATCAATGAAATGACGCTGTCCTTTATCCCGAAGATCGTCGTCACGGCGTTTGTGCTGCTCTTGACGATTCCGTGGATGGCGTCCAAGGTCACCGACTTTTTCCGCTACTGTTTCGAAATCATCCCGCAGGTGTCCCGATGA
- a CDS encoding HDOD domain-containing protein, producing MNERERVATVLRNITALPTLPDVAVKLLELGEKPTTSAGDLARLVERDMSLATRVLRLVNSSFFGVRREVTSIQHAVMILGVSNLRSIVLSGAVSDLFDRKGAVGSFNREEFWKHSVAVAATSRIIAQKVKLVDAEIAFTAGLIHDMGKVVVDRYLHPEFVRVVELLDDPEMTMRNAENTVLGVNHAEIGHHLAVYWNLPEILLEAVGYHHRPLEAPEYRSVAAIVGTADALVRHLGIGQGGGANWPVQEATLKLCDLTTESYAELETRLADELPEQVNGYASQE from the coding sequence ATGAACGAGCGTGAACGCGTGGCAACGGTGCTGCGCAACATCACGGCGCTGCCGACGCTGCCCGACGTGGCGGTGAAACTGCTGGAGCTGGGCGAGAAGCCCACGACTTCGGCAGGCGATCTTGCCCGGCTGGTGGAGCGGGACATGTCTTTGGCGACCCGGGTGCTGCGGCTGGTCAATTCATCGTTCTTCGGCGTGCGCCGCGAAGTCACCAGCATTCAGCATGCCGTCATGATTCTTGGAGTGTCGAACCTGAGGAGCATTGTGCTCTCGGGCGCGGTCTCGGATCTGTTCGACCGCAAAGGCGCGGTGGGGAGCTTCAACCGGGAAGAATTCTGGAAGCATTCCGTGGCGGTGGCGGCAACCTCGCGCATCATTGCGCAGAAAGTGAAACTGGTCGATGCGGAAATCGCTTTCACCGCAGGGCTGATTCATGACATGGGCAAGGTGGTGGTAGACCGCTATCTGCACCCCGAATTCGTGCGCGTGGTGGAGCTGCTGGATGACCCGGAAATGACCATGCGCAACGCGGAGAATACCGTGCTGGGCGTCAACCATGCCGAGATCGGTCATCACCTGGCGGTCTACTGGAATCTGCCGGAGATCCTGCTGGAGGCGGTGGGCTATCATCATCGCCCGCTGGAGGCTCCCGAATACCGCTCTGTGGCGGCGATTGTGGGCACGGCGGATGCGTTAGTGCGCCATCTGGGAATCGGACAGGGGGGTGGGGCAAACTGGCCAGTGCAGGAAGCGACACTGAAACTGTGCGACCTGACCACGGAATCCTATGCAGAGTTGGAGACTCGCCTCGCCGACGAATTGCCGGAGCAGGTCAACGGCTATGCGAGTCAGGAGTAG
- the fliR gene encoding flagellar biosynthetic protein FliR has translation MPIDIHQIEFFVLVFIRIAGALAVLPLFSHSAIPAMLKAGLAGAIALLLVPTLSGSMPAPSGTILDFFMLAFRETVCGMLIGFAGQFLFYAVDIAGQLIGFQAGFSVVSSIDPNTEAQSTVITQMYNLTAMLVFLAINGHHAMLKAVCDSFHVIPIGKLTVDSRLFDWTMLSIKDVMVDGIRLAAPLMVTLLLTDVGLGILTRVAPTLNVFVIGFPLKIAITLMMVSMTLGVVVSIFTTQFGDYVHQAPAFLKLLTGP, from the coding sequence ATGCCGATTGACATCCACCAGATCGAGTTCTTTGTTCTTGTCTTCATCCGCATCGCGGGCGCGCTGGCGGTTTTGCCGCTGTTTTCCCATTCGGCCATCCCGGCCATGCTCAAGGCGGGGTTGGCGGGGGCCATCGCCCTGCTGCTGGTGCCGACTCTTTCGGGCTCCATGCCCGCGCCCAGCGGAACGATTCTCGACTTCTTCATGCTGGCCTTCCGGGAAACCGTGTGCGGAATGTTGATCGGATTCGCGGGGCAGTTTCTGTTTTACGCGGTGGACATTGCCGGGCAGCTCATTGGGTTCCAGGCGGGCTTTTCGGTGGTCTCTTCGATTGACCCCAACACCGAGGCGCAGAGCACGGTGATTACGCAGATGTACAATCTGACGGCGATGCTGGTATTTCTGGCGATCAACGGCCACCACGCGATGCTGAAAGCGGTGTGCGACAGCTTCCACGTTATTCCCATCGGCAAGCTGACCGTGGATTCGCGCCTCTTCGACTGGACCATGCTCTCGATCAAGGATGTGATGGTGGACGGTATCCGGCTGGCGGCTCCACTGATGGTGACGCTGCTGCTGACCGACGTGGGGCTGGGGATTCTCACACGCGTTGCGCCAACGCTTAACGTGTTCGTAATCGGCTTCCCGCTGAAGATCGCGATTACCCTGATGATGGTTTCCATGACGCTGGGCGTGGTGGTGTCGATCTTCACCACGCAGTTTGGCGACTACGTGCATCAGGCGCCGGCGTTTCTGAAGTTGCTGACGGGGCCATGA
- the flhB gene encoding flagellar biosynthesis protein FlhB — protein sequence MSFQDPSKTEAPTPRRRAKAREEGNVARSMELNSAVVLVVSSLMLLWFGGQLTAGLKQIMISLFRHMGTMEITTGSLPVYMWMGMKAVAFLVAPIFLGIMVAGVAVNVGQVGFKITGKNAYPKFSRINPISGFQRLFTMRSLVELGKSLLKLAVIGGVVYLTIASQYGTIYNLSRIPVENLGIIVGKTVVRLFLVVSLSLIVIGILDYIYNRFEFEKSLKMTKEEVKEEARQSDGDPKVKGKIRETMFKNAYRRMMQKVPEADVVLANPIHLAVALKYDRTKGNAPIVVAKGARKVAERIKQIAREHDIPVIENPPLARALYKAVEIGDEIPADLYKAVAEVLAYVYRLKRKFFGVA from the coding sequence ATGAGTTTTCAAGATCCATCCAAAACCGAAGCGCCGACACCCCGGCGCCGTGCAAAAGCGCGGGAAGAGGGGAATGTCGCGCGGAGCATGGAGCTGAATTCAGCCGTTGTGCTGGTGGTATCGTCTCTGATGCTGCTCTGGTTCGGCGGTCAGCTTACGGCGGGACTGAAGCAGATCATGATCAGCCTCTTCCGCCATATGGGGACGATGGAGATCACGACGGGTTCCCTGCCGGTGTACATGTGGATGGGGATGAAGGCCGTCGCCTTCCTGGTTGCGCCGATTTTTCTCGGCATCATGGTGGCGGGTGTGGCGGTCAACGTCGGGCAGGTGGGTTTCAAGATCACCGGCAAGAACGCCTATCCGAAGTTCTCGCGCATCAATCCGATTTCCGGATTCCAGCGGCTGTTCACCATGCGCTCGCTGGTGGAACTGGGCAAAAGTCTGCTGAAGCTTGCGGTGATCGGCGGCGTGGTTTACCTGACGATTGCATCGCAGTACGGCACCATCTACAATCTCTCGCGCATTCCCGTCGAGAACTTGGGGATCATTGTGGGGAAGACAGTGGTGCGGCTGTTTCTGGTCGTGTCGCTCTCGCTCATAGTTATCGGCATCCTCGACTATATCTATAACCGCTTCGAGTTCGAAAAGTCCTTGAAAATGACCAAGGAAGAGGTGAAGGAAGAGGCGAGGCAGAGTGATGGTGATCCGAAGGTCAAGGGCAAGATCCGCGAGACCATGTTCAAGAACGCTTACCGGCGGATGATGCAGAAGGTGCCGGAGGCGGATGTGGTGCTGGCGAACCCGATTCACTTGGCGGTTGCGCTGAAATATGACCGAACCAAGGGCAACGCGCCGATCGTCGTGGCAAAGGGCGCGCGCAAGGTGGCGGAACGCATCAAGCAGATTGCCCGGGAGCATGATATTCCGGTGATCGAAAACCCGCCGCTGGCCCGGGCCCTGTACAAGGCGGTGGAAATCGGCGACGAGATCCCCGCGGATCTTTACAAAGCGGTGGCGGAAGTGCTGGCTTACGTGTATCGTCTGAAACGTAAATTCTTCGGAGTGGCCTGA
- the flhA gene encoding flagellar biosynthesis protein FlhA encodes MGAAKPKVMMPGTKSNGSAMKSLLSHSDIGMALALVAIIVVMVIPIPTFLIDICLALSIALSLSILLTALYVKEPLEFSVFPGLLLVTTLFRLAMNVATTRQILGQGYGGEIIQAFGSFVIKGNYVVGIIIFLVLVVINLVVITKGSGRIAEVAARFTLDAMPGKQMAIDADLNQGLIDEREARRRRDKIHREADFYGAMDGASKFVRGDAVAGLLIVGINIFGGFAIGMFQMKMGFAQALQTFTTLTVGDGLVSQIPALITSVAAGITVARAASENNLGREIASQLLSYPRAIYVASGVLAFFAITPGMPTIPFLILSASLFALARLSAEAAKHPAPAQAEAEQAEAAAKKKPERVEDFVLVDPLEIEIGYGLIPLVEGGPGGDLLDRITSLRRQFAMQTGQVIPPVRIRDNTQLAPNLYVMKIRGTEVGRSELRPNMLLALTPGDGAPRIEGVPTREPSFDLPAIWIPRHDKERAQTSGYTVIEPAAVVCTHLSEILKKEGFRLMSRDAVQELIDAVKRTHKTVVEELVPGQLGIGQIQKVLQNLLREGLPIRDMVTILETLADYAPITKDTDYLTEAVRVALSAAIAHRYEDEPGKLTALTVDPKLEQMIADGLRTSAKEGTEFALPGAIAHKLADKLRDLSKTMLARGFQPILVTAPGVRSFVRRMIEPEIPNLIVLSIGELPPATKIFPMGMVNLEG; translated from the coding sequence ATGGGCGCGGCAAAACCGAAAGTCATGATGCCGGGAACCAAGAGCAACGGTTCGGCAATGAAGAGCCTCCTGTCCCACAGCGATATCGGGATGGCGCTGGCCCTGGTAGCGATTATCGTGGTGATGGTGATTCCCATTCCCACCTTTCTGATTGATATTTGCCTGGCCCTGTCCATCGCCCTCTCGCTCTCGATTCTGCTGACGGCTCTGTATGTCAAGGAGCCGCTGGAGTTCTCCGTATTTCCCGGCCTGCTGCTGGTGACGACGCTGTTTCGCCTTGCCATGAACGTGGCTACCACCCGGCAGATTCTCGGCCAGGGGTATGGTGGCGAAATCATTCAGGCGTTCGGCAGTTTTGTGATCAAGGGCAACTACGTTGTCGGTATCATCATCTTCCTCGTGCTGGTGGTGATTAACCTTGTGGTGATCACCAAGGGCTCGGGACGTATTGCGGAAGTTGCCGCGCGGTTTACCCTCGATGCCATGCCCGGCAAGCAGATGGCGATTGACGCCGATCTGAATCAGGGCCTGATCGATGAGCGCGAAGCCCGCCGCCGCCGCGACAAGATTCACCGCGAAGCCGACTTCTACGGCGCGATGGACGGCGCGTCCAAGTTTGTGCGCGGAGACGCCGTGGCCGGCCTGCTGATTGTCGGCATCAACATTTTCGGCGGATTTGCCATTGGCATGTTCCAGATGAAGATGGGTTTCGCGCAGGCGCTGCAGACGTTTACCACGCTGACGGTAGGTGACGGCCTGGTTTCGCAGATTCCGGCGCTGATTACCTCTGTTGCCGCCGGTATTACCGTAGCCCGTGCCGCCTCCGAGAATAATCTCGGGCGTGAAATTGCTTCTCAGCTTCTATCCTATCCCCGCGCGATCTACGTGGCGTCCGGTGTGCTGGCCTTCTTTGCCATCACGCCCGGCATGCCTACCATCCCGTTCTTGATCCTGTCCGCCTCCCTGTTTGCTCTTGCGCGGCTCTCCGCCGAAGCGGCGAAGCATCCCGCGCCCGCCCAAGCCGAGGCCGAGCAGGCCGAAGCCGCCGCCAAGAAGAAGCCCGAGCGTGTGGAGGACTTTGTGCTGGTGGATCCTTTGGAAATCGAAATCGGCTACGGCCTGATTCCGCTGGTGGAAGGCGGCCCGGGCGGAGACCTTCTGGACCGCATCACCAGTCTGCGGCGGCAATTTGCCATGCAGACCGGGCAGGTAATTCCGCCCGTACGCATCCGTGACAACACCCAGCTTGCGCCGAATCTGTATGTGATGAAGATCCGTGGCACCGAAGTGGGACGCAGCGAACTGCGCCCGAACATGCTGCTGGCTTTGACTCCGGGCGATGGCGCGCCGCGCATCGAAGGCGTTCCCACCCGCGAACCGAGCTTCGATCTGCCCGCCATCTGGATTCCGCGCCATGACAAGGAGCGCGCTCAGACCTCCGGTTACACGGTGATTGAACCCGCCGCCGTGGTCTGCACGCATCTCTCCGAGATCCTGAAGAAGGAAGGCTTCCGCCTGATGTCCCGCGACGCCGTGCAGGAGCTGATCGACGCGGTGAAGAGGACGCACAAGACAGTAGTCGAGGAACTGGTGCCGGGTCAGCTCGGAATCGGACAGATTCAGAAGGTCCTGCAGAATCTGCTGCGGGAAGGCCTGCCGATCCGGGATATGGTCACCATACTGGAAACCCTTGCCGACTACGCGCCAATCACCAAGGACACCGATTATCTGACCGAGGCGGTGCGGGTTGCGCTCTCCGCGGCGATCGCTCACCGCTATGAAGATGAGCCCGGCAAGCTGACGGCGCTGACGGTGGATCCCAAGCTGGAGCAGATGATTGCCGACGGTTTACGGACCTCCGCAAAAGAAGGCACGGAGTTCGCACTACCAGGTGCTATAGCTCATAAATTGGCCGATAAACTGCGGGATCTGTCCAAAACCATGCTGGCGCGCGGCTTCCAGCCCATACTGGTTACAGCGCCGGGAGTACGCAGTTTCGTCCGCCGGATGATCGAGCCGGAAATTCCCAACCTGATCGTGCTCTCGATCGGGGAATTGCCGCCTGCCACGAAGATTTTTCCCATGGGTATGGTCAACCTTGAAGGATAA
- a CDS encoding GTPase produces the protein MKTQKFTAPTMKEALAKVKEALGEDALIIKSEKVKSDGVLGFSRQEVIEVTAARPEEVKADLHSGPEFAETLQETLSKPPVQEIPERESMDLSNLNSEVKRLREDLMDIGKFIKYNNLPNMPRELVRVWETMGESGINKEWATDLAQDALVRLGAEELISAPAVENYLISKLSTAVRPAPQLQLKRSTPFKVMLVGAPGAGKTTLIQKLASDPLGYAKRKIGLISLDTHRMAAIEQIRAFARIAGTPLEVVFQPEQAAAALSRLASCEVILIDTPGCSVGDSDRRALMKQFIDALDPDEVHLIQNSSVRDEDLIFACRLFRDLGITHLGFTRLDESLRQGYLLNVVKAAERPVAWLSKGQGFMGCLERFTTEHLRRWTALTAAANVASEQPRVAEALKK, from the coding sequence ATGAAGACTCAAAAGTTCACCGCGCCGACCATGAAAGAAGCTCTGGCCAAGGTTAAGGAAGCCTTGGGCGAGGATGCCTTAATCATCAAATCGGAGAAGGTTAAATCGGACGGCGTACTGGGCTTCTCGCGGCAGGAAGTGATTGAAGTCACGGCGGCCCGTCCGGAAGAAGTTAAAGCAGACCTGCACAGTGGCCCCGAATTTGCTGAGACTCTACAGGAGACCCTGTCCAAGCCACCTGTTCAGGAGATCCCCGAACGCGAATCCATGGACCTGAGCAATCTGAATAGCGAAGTCAAACGGCTCCGCGAAGACCTGATGGATATCGGCAAGTTTATCAAGTATAACAACTTGCCAAATATGCCTCGGGAACTGGTGCGGGTTTGGGAGACTATGGGAGAGTCCGGCATCAACAAGGAGTGGGCTACCGATCTGGCGCAGGATGCTCTGGTCAGATTGGGCGCAGAAGAGCTGATCTCTGCCCCCGCCGTCGAGAACTACCTGATTTCCAAGCTGTCCACAGCGGTTCGGCCTGCCCCTCAACTTCAGTTGAAGCGTTCGACGCCTTTTAAGGTGATGCTGGTGGGCGCTCCCGGAGCGGGGAAGACCACCTTAATTCAGAAATTAGCTTCCGATCCCCTGGGCTACGCCAAACGCAAGATCGGCCTGATATCGCTGGACACTCATCGCATGGCGGCGATTGAGCAGATCCGCGCCTTTGCCCGCATCGCGGGCACACCCTTGGAAGTTGTCTTCCAACCGGAGCAAGCGGCGGCGGCACTCTCGCGGCTGGCTTCCTGCGAAGTAATCCTGATTGATACTCCCGGATGTTCGGTCGGCGACAGCGACCGCCGGGCTTTGATGAAACAGTTCATTGACGCGCTTGACCCCGATGAAGTTCATCTGATCCAGAACTCATCTGTGCGCGACGAAGACCTGATCTTCGCCTGCCGCCTGTTCCGGGATCTGGGAATTACCCATCTTGGCTTCACGCGGCTCGACGAGTCGCTGCGGCAGGGCTATCTTCTCAATGTGGTTAAGGCGGCGGAGCGGCCGGTAGCCTGGCTCAGCAAGGGACAGGGATTTATGGGCTGTCTGGAGCGGTTTACCACCGAACATCTGCGGCGCTGGACGGCTTTAACCGCAGCGGCGAACGTTGCTTCCGAGCAACCGAGAGTTGCCGAAGCCTTGAAGAAGTGA